The proteins below are encoded in one region of Apium graveolens cultivar Ventura chromosome 4, ASM990537v1, whole genome shotgun sequence:
- the LOC141720511 gene encoding G2/mitotic-specific cyclin S13-7-like isoform X1 codes for MASRHAGLQQNRAEAAGVVKQKNMAAGGVVKNRRALGDIGNVVTVRGVDGKKQQLPQVSRPVTRSFGAQLLANAQAVVVEKNKKQRAIVGDGALEVKAVARAAAVPKAVNQKKVTVKPKAVDVIVISPEEEVKKVDKQLNKKAVEGSSKKKGQTFTSTLTARSKAACGLSKKPKVQIVDIDAADANNELAAVEYVEDMYKFYKLVENETRVFDYIHSQPEINEKMRAILVDWLIEVHNKFDLMPETLYLTMNIIDRYLALKTVARKELQLLGISSMLTASKYEEIWAPEVNDFTKISDNAYTNQQVLVMEKKILGGLEWNLTVPTPYVFLVRFIKASLPRDAAVENMTYFLAELGIMNYATVMYCPSMIAASAVYGARCTLKKAPFWNETLALHTGFSEPQLMECAKELVRFHSGAAENKLKAIYKKYSNAERGAVSLLPPAKTLLTVAAPHS; via the exons CAGAGGCAGCTGGAGTAGTGAAGCAGAAGAATATGGCAGCAGGCGGAGTGGTGAAGAATCGTCGTGCACTTGGTGATATCGGAAATGTTGTCACTGTTCGAGGAGTCGATGGGAAGAAGCAGCAACTCCCTCAAGTCTCTCGCCCTGTCACCAG GAGTTTCGGTGCCCAATTACTTGCTAATGCCCAAGCAGTAGTTGTGGAAAAGAACAAG AAACAAAGGGCAATTGTTGGGGATGGGGCTTTAGAGGTCAAAGCGGTGGCAAGAGCAGCAGCAGTACCTAAGGCTGTTAATCAGAAGAAAGTCACTGTTAAACCAAAAGCTGTAGATGTAATCGTAATTAGTCCAGAAGAGGAGGTCAAGAAAGTAGACAAACAGTTGAACAAGAAGGCTGTTGAAGGTTCTTCAAAGAAGAAAGGCCAGACTTTTACATCAACTCTCACAGCAAGAAGCaag GCTGCTTGTGGATTAAGTAAGAAACCCAAGGTGCAAATTGTTGATATAGATGCTGCTGATGCCAACAATGAGTTGGCAGCAGTTGAGTATGTGGAGGACATGTACAAGTTCTACAAGCTTGTTGAG AATGAGACCAGGGTTTTTGACTACATACATTCACAGCCTGAAATTAATGAGAAAATGAGAGCGATACTTGTAGACTGGTTGATTGAAGTTCACAACAAATTCGATTTAATGCCAGAGACCCTTTACCTCACAATGAACATAATCGATCGCTATCTAGCATTGAAGACAGTGGCAAGGAAGGAGCTGCAATTATTGGGCATTAGTTCAATGCTTACAGCCTCAAAGTATGAAGAGATATGGGCCCCTGAAGTGAATGATTTTACCAAAATCTCAGACAATGCTTACACTAATCAACAAGTGCTAGTTATGGAGAAGAAAATTCTTGGTGGGCTGGAATGGAACTTGACTGTCCCTACTCCTTATGTGTTCCTCGTTCGCTTTATCAAGGCCTCTCTTCCCAGAGATGCTGCT GTGGAGAACATGACTTATTTCTTGGCTGAACTGGGCATAATGAATTATGCGACGGTTATGTACTGTCCTTCAATGATTGCAGCCTCTGCTGTCTACGGGGCACGTTGCACTTTGAAGAAGGCACCTTTCTGGAATGAGACACTCGCATTGCATACCGGCTTTTCAGAGCCACAGCTAAT GGAATGTGCTAAAGAGCTGGTTAGGTTCCACTCAGGTGCAGCAGAGAATAAGCTGAAAGCGATATACAAGAAGTACTCAAATGCTGAAAGAGGAGCTGTTTCTCTTCTTCCACCGGCCAAGACTCTCTTGACTGTTGCTGCGCCACACTCGTGA
- the LOC141720511 gene encoding G2/mitotic-specific cyclin S13-7-like isoform X2: protein MASRHAGLQQNREAAGVVKQKNMAAGGVVKNRRALGDIGNVVTVRGVDGKKQQLPQVSRPVTRSFGAQLLANAQAVVVEKNKKQRAIVGDGALEVKAVARAAAVPKAVNQKKVTVKPKAVDVIVISPEEEVKKVDKQLNKKAVEGSSKKKGQTFTSTLTARSKAACGLSKKPKVQIVDIDAADANNELAAVEYVEDMYKFYKLVENETRVFDYIHSQPEINEKMRAILVDWLIEVHNKFDLMPETLYLTMNIIDRYLALKTVARKELQLLGISSMLTASKYEEIWAPEVNDFTKISDNAYTNQQVLVMEKKILGGLEWNLTVPTPYVFLVRFIKASLPRDAAVENMTYFLAELGIMNYATVMYCPSMIAASAVYGARCTLKKAPFWNETLALHTGFSEPQLMECAKELVRFHSGAAENKLKAIYKKYSNAERGAVSLLPPAKTLLTVAAPHS, encoded by the exons AGGCAGCTGGAGTAGTGAAGCAGAAGAATATGGCAGCAGGCGGAGTGGTGAAGAATCGTCGTGCACTTGGTGATATCGGAAATGTTGTCACTGTTCGAGGAGTCGATGGGAAGAAGCAGCAACTCCCTCAAGTCTCTCGCCCTGTCACCAG GAGTTTCGGTGCCCAATTACTTGCTAATGCCCAAGCAGTAGTTGTGGAAAAGAACAAG AAACAAAGGGCAATTGTTGGGGATGGGGCTTTAGAGGTCAAAGCGGTGGCAAGAGCAGCAGCAGTACCTAAGGCTGTTAATCAGAAGAAAGTCACTGTTAAACCAAAAGCTGTAGATGTAATCGTAATTAGTCCAGAAGAGGAGGTCAAGAAAGTAGACAAACAGTTGAACAAGAAGGCTGTTGAAGGTTCTTCAAAGAAGAAAGGCCAGACTTTTACATCAACTCTCACAGCAAGAAGCaag GCTGCTTGTGGATTAAGTAAGAAACCCAAGGTGCAAATTGTTGATATAGATGCTGCTGATGCCAACAATGAGTTGGCAGCAGTTGAGTATGTGGAGGACATGTACAAGTTCTACAAGCTTGTTGAG AATGAGACCAGGGTTTTTGACTACATACATTCACAGCCTGAAATTAATGAGAAAATGAGAGCGATACTTGTAGACTGGTTGATTGAAGTTCACAACAAATTCGATTTAATGCCAGAGACCCTTTACCTCACAATGAACATAATCGATCGCTATCTAGCATTGAAGACAGTGGCAAGGAAGGAGCTGCAATTATTGGGCATTAGTTCAATGCTTACAGCCTCAAAGTATGAAGAGATATGGGCCCCTGAAGTGAATGATTTTACCAAAATCTCAGACAATGCTTACACTAATCAACAAGTGCTAGTTATGGAGAAGAAAATTCTTGGTGGGCTGGAATGGAACTTGACTGTCCCTACTCCTTATGTGTTCCTCGTTCGCTTTATCAAGGCCTCTCTTCCCAGAGATGCTGCT GTGGAGAACATGACTTATTTCTTGGCTGAACTGGGCATAATGAATTATGCGACGGTTATGTACTGTCCTTCAATGATTGCAGCCTCTGCTGTCTACGGGGCACGTTGCACTTTGAAGAAGGCACCTTTCTGGAATGAGACACTCGCATTGCATACCGGCTTTTCAGAGCCACAGCTAAT GGAATGTGCTAAAGAGCTGGTTAGGTTCCACTCAGGTGCAGCAGAGAATAAGCTGAAAGCGATATACAAGAAGTACTCAAATGCTGAAAGAGGAGCTGTTTCTCTTCTTCCACCGGCCAAGACTCTCTTGACTGTTGCTGCGCCACACTCGTGA